The nucleotide window GTTGGAACTCAAATCGAGCACAGCGAGTGCTTTCAACTCACCGATCTCTGGGGGGATTGCACCAGTGAGGTTGTTGCTGCCTAATTTTAGCGCTTTAGGGAAAGCACTGGGCATACTGTACTGAAGTTTACTATTATAAACAGGGAGCTCAAATACCTTATGGGCAACCTTTTCTGTTTTGAGCATTGGCGTCTCCATCAAGGCTGTTGGAATTTTCCCTGTAAGGCTGTTGTTTGATATGTCTATATGGAACAGGAAGTTTAAGGTGCTGATCCAGTCTGGTATGGGTCCAATTAGTTGATTGTCAAATAATAATAACATCTCCAGATTCGTGAGCTTCAACAACCAAGTAGGTATTTTTCCAGATAATGAACAGCTATTTATGGCAAGAACCTGAAGACTATTGAAACCATCAATTTTAACATCAGCTGGCATGGCCTCACCCATGAAGTTGTACCCAATCAACAAGGTCGTCAAGTTCCTGCAACTGCTGAGGATCTGAAGTGCACTAGTGATATTTGTTAGGGAGTTGTTACATTGGAATGAGAGGGACTTGCGACTGATAATCCCTTCTGAGAATTGGCCACTGAACTTATTCAAAGAAAGTCGCAGTGCAATTATATTGCTGCATGAATAGATGCTCTCCGGAATAGTTCCCGTAAAGTTATTCAACACAAGGTCTAAAGTTTTTAGATTGGAAAGCATGGAGAAGTTGAACCTGGATAGGTCTCCACTGAACCCGTTGCGCCTGAGGCTGATGCTTTTGAGATTTGTGCAGCTTCTCAGAGTTGACGGCAGCTCCCCAGACATGTTGTTATCGTTCAAATGGATCTCCTCCAATCTCCTGATCTTACCAATAGAATCTGGGATATTGCCATGTAATTTATTCATTCCCTCCAAGATCAAGAGTGACCAGATTTGTGAGCCTGCTGATGCCTTGAAGTGATCCTTCTAACTGATTATTTGGCAATCTGAGGTGTTCTAACAAGTTAATATTGAAGAGCTCATCTGTAAGAGTCCCACTGAGGTTGTTGTGCCCAGTGCTGAGAGATGCCAGCATGGAGCAACTTCCAAGCCCTGGTGGTATACTTCCACTAAATTGGTTGTAGCTGAGTTCAAGCACCGCGAAGTATGGTGCGCTGACACAGAACGCAGTTGGTATCTGGCCAATAAAGCTGTTGTTGCTGGCATTGAGGGCAGCCAAACTCTTCATCACCTTCCATGTAGTGGATGGAAAGCGTCCTGTAAACaggttgcttgagatgttcaGTACCTGCAGAGGCAGGACAGGAGTTGAAGATGGTAGATCTGGCTGGTCTCCGCTAAGTTGGTTGAAGCTGACGTCAAGGACGATGATGCCCCTAGAAGACACCAATTCCAGTGGGAGGTCACCAGAGAGCAAATTGTAGGATAGGTTGAGGCGCAAAAGGCCAGTGAGATTGCCAACAAATGGTGAGATGAATCCCTGAAGGCCCCTAGAGGCCAAGAAGATATCCGTGACCGTCCTGTCTTGACTGCAGCTGATCCCTTCCCATGTGCAGCAATCTGTGCCCTTCTCCCATGACTTGGTGAGGCCACTGTCCTGCGAGAACCCTGCGAGAAACTGGAGGAGGGAGTTGCTCTCATGCTCGGTGCATGAAGTGGCAAGAGAGACCAGGGAGAGAAGCATCACAAGGCCAAGACCAACTATTGCCTTCATTATCCTACTGGTTTTGCCGTTTTATAAAGAATGGGGGTATGGGCATCGATTTCTCTTATAACACTATGAGCAGTTTCTACTGAGACGTATAATTTGGAGAAAATCTGCTAGCCCAGTTTGTGTATT belongs to Miscanthus floridulus cultivar M001 chromosome 4, ASM1932011v1, whole genome shotgun sequence and includes:
- the LOC136548134 gene encoding LOW QUALITY PROTEIN: receptor-like protein 2 (The sequence of the model RefSeq protein was modified relative to this genomic sequence to represent the inferred CDS: deleted 1 base in 1 codon); its protein translation is MKAIVGLGLVMLLSLVSLATSCTEHESNSLLQFLAGFSQDSGLTKSWEKGTDCCTWEGISCSQDRTVTDIFLASRGLQGFISPFVGNLTGLLRLNLSYNLLSGDLPLELVSSRGIIVLDVSFNQLSGDQPDLPSSTPVLPLQVLNISSNLFTGRFPSTTWKVMKSLAALNASNNSFIGQIPTAFCVSAPYFAVLELSYNQFSGSIPPGLGSCSMLASLSTGHNNLSGTLTDELFNINLLEHLRLPNNQLEGSLQGISRLTNLVTLDLGGMNKLHGNIPDSIGKIRRLEEIHLNDNNMSGELPSTLRSCTNLKSISLRRNGFSGDLSRFNFSMLSNLKTLDLVLNNFTGTIPESIYSCSNIIALRLSLNKFSGQFSEGIISRKSLSFQCNNSLTNITSALQILSSCRNLTTLLIGYNFMGEAMPADVKIDGFNSLQVLAINSCSLSGKIPTWLLKLTNLEMLLLFDNQLIGPIPDWISTLNFLFHIDISNNSLTGKIPTALMETPMLKTEKVAHKVFELPVYNSKLQYSMPSAFPKALKLGSNNLTGAIPPEIGELKALAVLDLSSNKLYGEIPQSLCNLTSLQTLDLSRNCLIGAMPASLNKLHFLSVFNVSSNELEGPIPTGGQFDTFDSSSYAGNVNLCGTLLSHD